One window of Legionella pneumophila subsp. pneumophila str. Philadelphia 1 genomic DNA carries:
- a CDS encoding AraC family transcriptional regulator has product MKYQQKLRNMIDFIGKHLDEELSLESLSEIFCISKFHFHRLFTAFTGLSLQQYIKWLRLKRAAHQLIVDKDQSVINIAINAGFESHEAFSRAFKKACGFSPSQFRQGFGRSYWEQPPYCLPGQSRTDMKVDIKSIDKIRLAVIEHKGDPKLLGESINKLVSWAKSQSINLKPRAGEAFALAYDDPKTTPPSDFRIDLGIKVPENLKLDGVIEKFLPSGRYAVTVHKGSRNNIGDVVYYLYRDWLPNTSEQLGDLPCIFCYYNFDHEVAETELLTECWLLLK; this is encoded by the coding sequence GTGAAATATCAACAGAAATTGAGAAATATGATTGATTTCATTGGAAAGCATCTCGATGAAGAGCTTTCTCTTGAAAGCTTAAGTGAAATTTTTTGTATATCAAAATTTCACTTTCATCGCTTATTTACTGCATTTACCGGATTGTCTTTGCAGCAGTATATTAAATGGCTACGCTTAAAACGCGCTGCTCATCAGCTTATTGTCGATAAAGATCAGTCCGTCATTAACATTGCAATCAATGCAGGTTTTGAGTCTCATGAAGCCTTTTCCAGGGCCTTTAAGAAAGCTTGTGGGTTTAGTCCAAGTCAGTTTAGGCAAGGTTTTGGGAGGTCATATTGGGAGCAGCCACCGTATTGTTTGCCCGGACAGAGTAGAACTGATATGAAAGTAGATATTAAAAGTATTGATAAGATACGATTAGCTGTAATTGAGCACAAAGGCGATCCTAAATTGCTGGGTGAAAGCATTAACAAGCTGGTATCCTGGGCAAAATCTCAATCGATTAATCTTAAACCACGCGCCGGAGAAGCGTTTGCCCTTGCTTATGATGACCCTAAAACAACACCACCATCTGATTTTCGTATTGATCTTGGGATCAAGGTCCCCGAAAATTTAAAATTGGATGGTGTGATTGAAAAGTTTCTGCCATCAGGTCGTTATGCAGTGACGGTACACAAAGGTTCGCGTAATAATATTGGTGATGTGGTTTATTATCTTTATCGAGATTGGTTACCCAATACCTCAGAACAATTAGGAGATTTACCCTGTATCTTCTGTTATTACAATTTTGATCATGAAGTAGCTGAAACGGAACTTTTAACGGAATGTTGGCTTTTGTTAAAATAA
- the lem19 gene encoding Dot/Icm T4SS effector Lem19, whose amino-acid sequence MIDMISITTYWQQFKDCIDQLRSSVDNKEYSNQIATADLMIEIGLTIEQLGITQIQQVGDRLHEKAKLFGYRVPFVTPEKKYEFCLPKITNAETLIFAIVYYQHLKNYENVEYQGSINWFRSKVIHGVNEKKISTRAQAEAMLGEIRRYCQSQNLAFNESEFIKKNDESAKEYTTRLFKNFYANKTAKSEPIGLKQLNESKESNLSDELAKLEKSLEDSRNKRNQLIVKIDALAKKLADYHLLSQNQHKLNNEWNNKWFFTKFFDWIMSWFSNDSFIKNLKTSYEQVINAEHELKQEFHPFDTADAYRAELKKQLEETHIECDKNQKQINEYQLKQLEHKLEQRLEQKLQEKLQQDTAVEQKEPSVTKVLSEIKHETNGSDFSSNLNHYYGFFKEHLPNRETLGAIAVGVAAIALQNLM is encoded by the coding sequence ATGATTGATATGATTTCAATAACAACTTATTGGCAACAATTTAAAGATTGCATTGATCAACTTCGTTCATCTGTAGACAACAAAGAATACTCCAATCAAATAGCCACCGCGGATCTTATGATCGAGATTGGCTTGACAATAGAACAACTGGGGATTACTCAAATCCAACAGGTAGGAGATCGACTGCACGAAAAAGCCAAATTGTTCGGATATCGAGTCCCATTTGTTACCCCTGAAAAAAAATATGAATTTTGTTTACCCAAAATAACTAACGCTGAAACCCTGATTTTTGCAATCGTTTACTATCAGCACCTTAAGAACTATGAAAATGTCGAATACCAAGGTTCTATCAATTGGTTTAGATCAAAGGTAATCCATGGTGTTAATGAAAAGAAAATTTCGACCCGTGCTCAAGCCGAAGCGATGTTAGGAGAAATTAGACGATATTGTCAAAGTCAAAATCTTGCCTTTAATGAATCTGAATTCATAAAGAAAAATGACGAGTCAGCAAAAGAGTATACAACAAGATTGTTCAAGAATTTTTATGCCAATAAAACTGCAAAAAGTGAACCAATCGGGCTAAAACAACTTAACGAATCAAAAGAATCCAACCTGTCCGATGAGCTAGCCAAGCTTGAAAAATCCCTTGAAGATTCAAGAAATAAAAGAAATCAATTGATTGTCAAAATAGATGCTCTTGCAAAGAAACTGGCAGACTATCATCTCCTTTCGCAAAACCAGCATAAATTAAACAATGAATGGAATAACAAATGGTTTTTTACAAAATTTTTCGACTGGATCATGTCCTGGTTCTCTAATGATTCATTTATCAAAAATTTAAAAACCAGCTATGAGCAAGTCATTAATGCTGAACATGAGCTGAAGCAAGAATTTCACCCCTTCGACACCGCGGATGCCTATCGAGCTGAATTAAAAAAACAACTGGAAGAAACTCACATTGAATGCGATAAGAATCAAAAGCAAATTAACGAATATCAATTGAAACAGTTAGAACACAAACTTGAACAAAGGTTAGAACAAAAGCTGCAAGAAAAACTACAACAGGACACTGCTGTTGAACAAAAAGAACCTTCCGTTACAAAAGTGCTATCAGAAATCAAACACGAAACCAATGGCAGTGATTTCTCTTCAAATTTAAATCATTATTATGGTTTCTTTAAAGAGCACTTGCCAAATCGAGAAACGCTGGGAGCAATTGCTGTTGGTGTCGCAGCCATTGCCCTTCAAAATTTGATGTAA
- a CDS encoding helix-turn-helix transcriptional regulator, which translates to MSKTERLFHLLQILRRYRYPLSGQFLANELGVSTRTIYRDIAALQAQGADIEGEPGLGYVLKPGFMLPPLMFNEEEIEALVLGSRWVAKKTDTHLQQAAHNALAKIASVLPADLRQQLELSSLLIGPGEVISGEDESLALVRKAIRKELKLFIQYHDLKGNVSTRTIWPIGLGYFDQVRVLIAWCELKKDFRHFRADRIVDVENLGVCYAKRRSVLLHDWRKQNNIPG; encoded by the coding sequence ATGAGCAAAACTGAGAGACTCTTTCATCTGTTGCAAATTTTGCGGCGTTATCGTTATCCCCTTAGTGGACAATTTCTTGCCAATGAGCTGGGTGTCAGTACCCGTACCATCTATCGGGACATTGCGGCTTTACAGGCTCAAGGTGCTGATATTGAGGGTGAACCAGGATTGGGTTATGTGTTAAAACCAGGCTTTATGTTACCGCCTTTGATGTTTAATGAAGAGGAAATTGAGGCTCTTGTTTTAGGCTCCAGATGGGTAGCTAAAAAAACGGATACTCACTTGCAACAGGCTGCTCATAATGCCTTGGCTAAAATCGCTTCTGTACTTCCTGCCGATTTGCGACAGCAATTGGAGCTATCCAGTTTATTAATAGGGCCTGGTGAAGTGATTTCAGGAGAAGATGAATCTCTCGCATTAGTCAGAAAGGCAATACGAAAAGAACTGAAGTTGTTTATTCAATACCATGACTTAAAAGGAAATGTTTCAACGCGTACGATTTGGCCAATTGGACTTGGGTATTTTGATCAAGTAAGAGTTTTGATTGCCTGGTGTGAATTAAAAAAGGATTTTCGTCATTTTAGAGCTGATAGAATTGTAGATGTTGAAAACTTGGGGGTCTGTTATGCAAAGCGACGCTCGGTGTTACTTCATGATTGGCGAAAGCAAAATAATATCCCAGGCTGA
- a CDS encoding GNAT family N-acetyltransferase — protein MNSRIETFHQMEWHFFSLISMELLSLEGLKACNSGMPIPALNPVFYSGKSTLLVAEIYQCKRFYESHSVPWALMVPDYLSDTKTDNVLAQSGFLSIDQGVAMYLSIQDLGMPGFKSDLLIKRMDNEMETWILPTIPAFESTAEIAKIYRVRHQEAIEKSSDIYHFSGFIQEQIVCSLTLTVMGDCARIDDVATFPKYQKNGYATQLILSELQILKDTNISWCFLEASADGLNIYKKIGFRELFKNLYYEEQYHYEQN, from the coding sequence ATGAACAGCCGTATTGAAACTTTCCATCAAATGGAGTGGCATTTTTTTTCACTGATTAGTATGGAGCTTTTATCATTGGAAGGATTGAAAGCTTGTAACAGTGGAATGCCAATTCCTGCTCTAAATCCCGTGTTTTATTCAGGTAAATCGACTCTGCTTGTGGCAGAGATTTATCAATGCAAACGCTTTTATGAGTCTCATTCAGTACCTTGGGCACTGATGGTTCCCGACTATTTATCTGATACAAAAACAGATAATGTACTTGCTCAATCAGGATTTTTATCTATTGATCAAGGAGTGGCCATGTACTTGTCAATTCAGGATCTTGGAATGCCCGGGTTTAAATCTGACTTGTTAATAAAGCGCATGGATAATGAGATGGAAACCTGGATTTTACCTACTATCCCTGCATTTGAATCAACTGCAGAGATTGCAAAAATTTACAGAGTAAGACATCAGGAGGCTATTGAGAAGTCTTCTGATATTTATCATTTTTCCGGTTTTATTCAAGAGCAAATTGTCTGCTCATTAACGCTGACTGTTATGGGAGACTGTGCAAGGATTGATGATGTAGCTACTTTTCCCAAATATCAGAAAAATGGGTATGCAACACAATTGATTTTATCAGAACTTCAAATTCTGAAAGACACTAATATTTCCTGGTGTTTTTTAGAAGCATCTGCAGATGGTTTGAATATTTATAAAAAGATTGGTTTTCGTGAACTGTTCAAAAATCTTTATTATGAAGAGCAATACCACTATGAGCAAAACTGA
- a CDS encoding VOC family protein produces MLSDPNLVLFYVKNPAKSEEFYKNLLDTQPIESSPTFAMFVMKTGLRLGLWAQEEIEPKAHQTGGGMELSFQVNSNEMVDEIHRQWSDKEISIIQPPTQMDFGYTFVGVDPDEHRLRIFCLKRT; encoded by the coding sequence ATGTTAAGTGACCCTAATTTGGTTTTATTTTACGTCAAAAACCCGGCAAAAAGTGAAGAATTTTATAAAAATCTGTTAGACACTCAACCTATTGAATCTTCACCGACATTCGCTATGTTTGTCATGAAAACAGGGCTTCGTCTTGGATTATGGGCGCAAGAAGAGATTGAGCCTAAAGCTCATCAAACAGGAGGGGGTATGGAGCTGTCTTTTCAGGTTAACAGTAATGAAATGGTCGATGAGATACACAGGCAATGGTCTGATAAAGAAATTTCTATTATTCAACCTCCCACACAAATGGATTTTGGATACACATTTGTTGGTGTTGATCCCGATGAGCATCGTCTTCGTATTTTTTGTCTAAAACGAACGTAA
- a CDS encoding GNAT family N-acetyltransferase gives MSTDNLLQPKLIEATLGDYPVIQNMARFYVYDMSRYCGFISEEWTCPPDGLYESYDFKIYFTDPERKAFLIQIDNELAGFALLNKFGIQAVDWSMGEFFILAKFQGKGIGQSVAHQLWRTHPGEWEISVIPENIPALSFWRQAVMTYTLGRYKEQIKTVNYDIHQTQRIILSFNTQKQNKSCHSIPKKPITIDFVDNIPKSLEKKMTEDLIAYERTHGIDVNYKRFSIVLSEEGVTCGVINAFTAFAEIYIDDIWVDKAYRGKGYGKKLLQTLENHFKGQGFNNINLCTSAFQAPEFYRKCGYTAEFTRINQANPKLSKTFFVKFFDDENQTQGLF, from the coding sequence ATGAGCACTGATAATTTATTACAGCCCAAGTTAATTGAGGCAACACTTGGTGACTATCCAGTTATTCAAAATATGGCGCGATTTTATGTTTATGATATGTCACGTTATTGCGGTTTTATTTCGGAAGAATGGACATGCCCACCAGATGGACTTTATGAAAGTTATGATTTCAAAATTTATTTTACCGACCCCGAACGAAAAGCCTTCCTTATTCAAATTGACAATGAACTGGCCGGTTTTGCTTTATTAAATAAATTCGGAATCCAAGCTGTTGATTGGAGTATGGGAGAGTTTTTCATCCTGGCTAAATTCCAAGGGAAAGGCATTGGCCAATCAGTAGCTCATCAACTATGGCGCACTCATCCAGGTGAATGGGAAATATCGGTCATTCCGGAAAACATACCGGCTTTATCGTTTTGGCGCCAGGCAGTAATGACCTATACTCTTGGACGGTACAAAGAACAGATAAAGACAGTGAATTATGATATCCACCAAACCCAACGCATTATTTTAAGTTTTAATACACAAAAACAGAACAAATCTTGTCATTCCATTCCAAAAAAACCTATTACAATAGATTTCGTGGATAATATCCCCAAATCTCTGGAAAAAAAGATGACAGAAGATCTGATAGCCTATGAAAGAACTCATGGTATTGATGTGAACTACAAGCGTTTTTCGATAGTACTATCTGAAGAAGGGGTGACTTGTGGCGTTATTAATGCCTTTACTGCTTTTGCAGAAATATACATCGATGACATATGGGTAGATAAAGCATATCGTGGTAAAGGATATGGCAAAAAATTACTGCAAACTCTTGAGAATCATTTTAAAGGGCAAGGATTTAATAATATCAATTTATGTACCAGCGCCTTTCAAGCACCAGAATTTTACAGAAAATGCGGATACACGGCTGAATTTACTCGCATCAATCAAGCCAATCCCAAGCTTTCCAAAACCTTCTTTGTGAAATTTTTTGATGATGAAAATCAAACACAAGGACTATTTTGA
- a CDS encoding NAD(P)-dependent oxidoreductase, which produces MHQELLKYLEMYHPQIAPFMHLQINEWDKNRPLEGVKILHHVPLVPNTLLKIAALVAANAEVTVTNPASFCQAHPDAITCLHNSGIAYVENLDLLRDETFDVYMDCGGQLHQRLGRPLTGAIELTGSGDQYYRSLKTLDFPVISIDHTMTKQLETVFGCAESSHQAIQKLTGVDPTNKNWLIFGFGKIGRGLAYFCLEHQVPVTVVDSSVHQCDLAFNLGIEAIRPEEHDKLEKAVAKADIILTATGGKNIMSEYPRAWFDGKILGNLGLHDEFGPNFTSQDVLYDKKPINFCLYDPTPMIFIDPEFYLHNLGCLLLLQGNFPRGMHDIPEDIDSSIIKDWCQYHRRSEKSIRCWFLTSQDFSLKTN; this is translated from the coding sequence ATGCACCAGGAGTTATTAAAGTACTTAGAAATGTATCACCCGCAAATTGCGCCATTTATGCATCTTCAGATTAATGAATGGGACAAAAACAGGCCACTGGAAGGAGTGAAAATACTGCATCATGTGCCTTTGGTTCCCAATACACTGCTAAAAATAGCAGCTCTTGTCGCTGCAAATGCTGAGGTGACCGTAACCAATCCAGCCTCTTTTTGTCAGGCACATCCTGATGCGATTACTTGTCTTCATAATTCAGGAATTGCTTATGTTGAAAATCTTGACCTTTTAAGAGATGAAACGTTCGATGTTTATATGGATTGTGGCGGGCAGCTTCATCAGCGTCTCGGAAGACCTTTGACGGGAGCTATAGAGTTAACAGGCTCAGGGGATCAGTATTATCGTAGTCTGAAAACACTTGATTTTCCGGTTATAAGCATTGATCACACAATGACGAAACAATTGGAAACAGTATTTGGCTGTGCTGAAAGTTCTCACCAAGCGATTCAAAAACTCACTGGTGTCGATCCCACAAACAAGAATTGGCTAATCTTTGGGTTTGGTAAAATAGGGCGAGGGCTCGCTTATTTTTGTCTGGAACATCAAGTACCAGTTACTGTAGTGGATAGTTCAGTCCATCAATGTGATTTAGCTTTCAATCTTGGTATAGAGGCTATTAGACCCGAGGAGCATGATAAGCTCGAAAAAGCTGTGGCTAAAGCAGATATTATATTAACTGCAACGGGCGGTAAAAATATCATGAGCGAATATCCCAGAGCCTGGTTTGATGGCAAAATTTTGGGGAATTTAGGACTGCATGATGAGTTTGGTCCCAATTTCACCTCTCAGGATGTATTATACGATAAAAAACCTATTAATTTTTGCCTATATGATCCTACGCCAATGATTTTTATAGATCCTGAGTTTTATTTGCATAATCTGGGATGTTTATTGCTTTTACAGGGAAATTTTCCTCGAGGAATGCATGATATTCCTGAAGATATAGATTCCTCTATTATTAAAGACTGGTGCCAATATCATAGGCGTTCTGAAAAAAGTATTCGATGTTGGTTTCTGACTTCCCAGGATTTTTCTCTTAAAACAAATTAA
- a CDS encoding ISL3 family transposase codes for MPRHDVILNLPGFTIKKASGYQPLLLDLTYNRLPRCSHCSSKKVRKKSSYERKVHHELIGHRRTILRFKAYKLFCNECGRYGNQQFPGIAKYQRSTERLQVQIFHHHTSGISQKELSLQFKQGKATIERWYHRRYQIEGNELLNTPCPKVLGLDEHFFSRKHGFATTLCDLKKHKVFDIVKGRREVDLNHYLNSLKGKDRVQVVCMDLSNTYRSLVKKHFPNAKIVADRFHVIRLVQHQCMMTYRELSSSIKNNRGLLALLRTKPDKLTSHKKIKRDTFLAENPAIEAIYHFQQQLHELLMNKTLTKVRCRKIIPLFLKMIQNLKQSPFKSLVALGKTLDSWKEEIACMWRFSKSNGITEGFHRKMKLIQRRAYGFRNFENYRLRVRVLCA; via the coding sequence GTGCCGAGACATGATGTTATCCTAAATTTGCCTGGTTTTACTATAAAAAAAGCAAGTGGTTATCAACCCTTGTTATTGGATTTAACCTATAACCGTTTACCACGCTGTTCTCATTGTTCAAGCAAAAAGGTTCGAAAGAAATCGAGTTATGAACGAAAGGTTCATCATGAATTAATAGGTCACAGACGGACTATTCTTCGATTCAAAGCATACAAACTGTTTTGCAATGAATGCGGTCGTTATGGTAATCAACAATTTCCCGGAATTGCTAAATATCAACGGTCTACAGAGCGTTTACAAGTTCAAATATTTCATCACCATACGAGTGGTATTTCCCAGAAAGAGTTATCTCTTCAATTTAAACAAGGGAAAGCAACCATTGAACGTTGGTATCATAGACGCTATCAAATAGAAGGAAATGAATTGCTCAATACGCCTTGTCCAAAAGTGTTAGGTCTTGATGAGCACTTCTTTAGTCGAAAACATGGCTTTGCAACTACCTTATGTGACCTTAAAAAGCATAAAGTGTTTGATATCGTTAAAGGACGAAGAGAGGTTGATTTAAATCACTACCTTAACTCTTTAAAAGGGAAAGACCGTGTTCAAGTGGTCTGTATGGATTTAAGTAATACCTACCGCTCTCTGGTCAAAAAGCATTTCCCAAACGCTAAAATAGTAGCTGATAGGTTTCACGTCATTCGATTAGTACAACATCAATGTATGATGACTTATCGTGAGTTATCCAGCTCAATTAAAAATAACCGAGGTCTATTGGCTTTGTTGCGAACCAAACCAGATAAACTCACATCTCATAAGAAAATAAAGCGAGACACTTTCCTCGCTGAAAATCCAGCCATTGAAGCCATTTATCACTTCCAACAACAGCTTCATGAGCTATTAATGAATAAAACTCTAACTAAAGTACGATGCCGTAAAATCATTCCTCTCTTCTTAAAAATGATTCAGAACTTGAAACAAAGCCCATTTAAATCATTAGTTGCCCTGGGAAAAACCTTAGATTCATGGAAAGAAGAAATTGCCTGTATGTGGCGGTTTAGTAAATCAAATGGCATCACTGAAGGATTTCATCGGAAAATGAAACTAATACAACGAAGAGCTTATGGGTTTAGAAACTTTGAAAACTACCGATTAAGAGTTAGAGTATTATGTGCTTGA
- a CDS encoding amidohydrolase family protein produces the protein MLKLFDAHFHIIDYRFPLITNQSYLPPEFTVEDYLQRAKPLNICGGAVVSGSFQAFDQSYLLAALSILGSDFVGVTQLPATVSDEEIIQLNQKGIRAVRFNVKRGGSENIHRLKYFAHRIYEMVRWHVEIYVDSKDLGDLTSLLLELPAVSIDHLGLSHSGFSQLLHLVEHGIKIKASGFGRVDFDVKKALQTIAQINPDALLFGTDLPSTRAPRPFLDSDIQIIQDLFDEKLTEKILYRNARNFYSKNSSE, from the coding sequence ATGCTGAAACTATTTGATGCTCATTTTCATATTATCGATTATCGTTTTCCTCTAATAACTAATCAATCCTATCTTCCTCCCGAATTTACTGTCGAAGATTACCTCCAACGGGCAAAGCCCCTGAATATTTGCGGAGGAGCTGTTGTTTCAGGCTCATTCCAAGCCTTTGACCAAAGTTATCTTCTAGCTGCTCTGTCTATTTTAGGCTCCGATTTTGTAGGAGTTACTCAATTACCTGCCACTGTAAGTGATGAAGAAATTATTCAATTAAATCAAAAAGGTATTCGTGCAGTCCGCTTCAATGTCAAGCGTGGCGGCTCAGAAAACATCCATCGGTTAAAGTATTTTGCTCATCGTATTTATGAAATGGTCAGGTGGCATGTAGAGATTTATGTTGACTCAAAGGATCTTGGCGATTTGACTAGTCTGTTATTGGAATTACCGGCTGTCAGTATTGATCATTTAGGATTATCGCATTCAGGTTTTTCTCAATTACTCCATCTGGTGGAACATGGCATCAAAATAAAAGCTTCAGGTTTTGGGAGAGTCGATTTTGATGTTAAAAAAGCACTGCAAACCATTGCCCAAATTAATCCAGACGCTTTGTTATTTGGTACAGATTTACCCTCCACGCGTGCCCCCCGCCCTTTTCTGGATAGTGACATTCAAATAATCCAGGATCTATTTGATGAGAAGCTGACAGAAAAAATTCTGTACAGGAACGCGCGTAATTTTTACAGTAAAAATAGTTCAGAGTAA
- the legS2 gene encoding Dot/Icm T4SS effector sphingosine 1-phosphate lyase LegS2 gives MFVRICAMFGFVSDLLTAAVSSLDELLQDTPAHQIILGTAALYFLYNQYHNPSISRWYRSRNNASMKQRIIDSAYALAKNLPGVNQIIEKELNKELSSTREKLRIQRSGMTLREEIPEEGLSPQDILSAFDVDVEKCHFDFLSVTNDSPEREFLVERGDGKDSGALYAIHPKELTELLKEVYGATALTNPLHDKWPRINAMQAEVIRWCQNLFHGSKECYGLLTHGGTTSIIEAMAAYVIRARAKGIDYPEIVVPETAHAAFKKAAELTGAILITVPVDKKTGAVNPKVMSSYITRNTAVIVGSAPSFMNGIHDPVSELGQLAKKKNVPFHVDACLGGFLTAFLDTSSEPMDFRVPGVTSISADLHKYGCCPKGTSVCLFSEDSPALSVYAALNWSGGLYATPGILDGSTSGARVAEVYATLSYYGKNKYQEIAKSIITLRNAIQKELTTLLEEGNGLTSEDIYVYGNPQWSILGFRSNTCNAHFIADELEKRGWKLNLLQNPDGFHLCLTHVHTLVKGFETQFIKDLREAVIDVKNYPPGKKPSGNVKVYGAVGMMPIELQREICKQYQKARLNYTSASPGSLRIFTNVPVEEDEGLRNRKTEKYKV, from the coding sequence TTGTTCGTAAGGATATGTGCAATGTTCGGGTTTGTTTCAGATTTATTAACAGCAGCGGTCAGTTCTTTAGATGAATTATTACAAGATACTCCGGCACATCAAATCATATTAGGCACAGCTGCTCTTTATTTTCTTTATAATCAATACCATAACCCATCGATTTCCAGGTGGTACCGTAGCCGTAATAACGCCAGTATGAAGCAGCGTATTATTGATAGTGCTTACGCCTTGGCAAAAAATTTACCTGGGGTGAATCAGATCATTGAGAAAGAGCTCAATAAAGAACTCTCTTCAACGAGAGAAAAATTGAGAATTCAGCGTTCCGGTATGACTCTGAGGGAGGAAATACCGGAGGAAGGGCTTTCTCCCCAAGATATTTTGAGTGCATTTGATGTGGATGTGGAAAAATGTCATTTTGATTTTTTATCCGTAACTAATGACAGCCCTGAGAGGGAGTTTCTTGTTGAAAGAGGGGATGGTAAAGATTCAGGTGCATTATACGCTATTCACCCTAAGGAACTGACAGAGCTGCTTAAAGAAGTTTATGGGGCAACTGCTCTCACTAATCCTTTGCATGATAAATGGCCTAGAATTAACGCAATGCAAGCGGAGGTGATTCGCTGGTGTCAAAATTTGTTTCATGGTTCAAAAGAATGTTATGGTTTATTAACTCATGGGGGTACGACCAGCATTATTGAGGCGATGGCTGCTTATGTCATTCGCGCAAGGGCAAAAGGCATTGATTATCCTGAAATTGTCGTTCCTGAAACAGCACATGCTGCATTTAAAAAAGCAGCCGAATTAACTGGAGCAATATTAATTACGGTTCCTGTTGATAAAAAAACGGGTGCGGTGAATCCCAAGGTCATGAGTTCCTATATTACCAGAAATACTGCTGTAATCGTTGGATCTGCCCCATCTTTCATGAATGGAATTCATGATCCTGTCTCTGAGTTAGGTCAATTAGCAAAGAAAAAAAATGTTCCTTTTCATGTGGATGCCTGTTTGGGTGGATTTTTAACGGCTTTTTTAGATACTTCATCAGAACCTATGGATTTTAGAGTACCTGGAGTGACTTCCATTTCAGCCGATTTGCATAAATATGGCTGTTGTCCTAAAGGCACCTCTGTTTGTCTTTTTAGTGAGGATTCGCCTGCTTTGTCGGTTTATGCCGCATTAAACTGGTCAGGTGGATTGTATGCTACACCAGGAATTCTCGATGGTTCAACCAGTGGGGCTCGGGTTGCAGAGGTCTATGCCACTTTGTCTTACTATGGAAAAAATAAATATCAGGAAATCGCTAAAAGCATTATCACATTACGCAATGCGATTCAAAAAGAATTAACGACATTACTGGAGGAAGGCAATGGATTAACCAGTGAGGATATTTATGTTTATGGTAATCCTCAATGGTCCATCCTGGGTTTTAGAAGTAACACTTGCAATGCTCATTTCATTGCAGATGAATTGGAGAAGCGAGGTTGGAAGCTTAATTTGCTACAAAATCCGGACGGATTTCACTTATGTTTGACTCATGTGCACACATTAGTCAAAGGTTTCGAAACGCAATTTATAAAAGATTTAAGAGAGGCGGTGATTGATGTTAAAAATTATCCTCCTGGAAAGAAACCAAGCGGTAATGTCAAAGTGTATGGTGCTGTTGGTATGATGCCGATTGAGCTTCAGCGAGAAATTTGTAAACAATATCAAAAAGCCCGTCTTAATTATACTTCTGCCAGTCCAGGGAGTTTGAGGATATTTACAAATGTGCCTGTAGAAGAAGATGAAGGACTTAGAAATAGAAAAACAGAGAAATATAAAGTGTAA